CTAAAGATGATGTCCACGCTCGTGTCAGGGTTAATCTCGACTTGCCACAGTCTGCACCAATGCCCTAAGGCATCGGAAGCATCCTGCAGTAGGCGATGAATCCTTTCAGGACGTGGGGAGGTGGCATAAATAGCGGTGTCATCCGCAAATAGGGTGTAATTGGTTTGAGGCAATTTTGGCATATCATTAATGTATAATGCGAAAAGAGTAGGAGAGAGACAGGAGTCCTGGGGGACTCCCGCCTTTATTTGATGGGGAGTGGATCTGgtattttctattttgtatCTAAGAGGAagttttctaaaagttttattagCCTGTTGTTAAGGCCTACTTTATGGAGTTTGAAAATTAAACCTTGGTGCCATACCTTGTCAAACGCTTTGCTAATATTAAAGAATATGGCACCAGTTGAAATGGTGCGGCCCCAGTCGGTCATCCAGAATAAAACATGTTCCACAAGTCGGTGAATTTGATTCGCACAAGAGTGATCAGCCCTGAACCCAAATCGCTCATGGATGATTACCTTCTGGTCTGTTAGGTGTTGTTAGAGGCGGGAAAGGATGAGCCGCTCGTAGAGTTTGCCTAGGGATTGGAGTAGGCTaatgacagtttaaattcgattacatACATCGCACTATTATTACGACATATGTCTCCTATTTTAAATcaccaataaaataaagatcTAAAATTCAACAAGGAAGATATTCAATTACGTACTACTAGGTAAATCAGTATCAAAATGATTACACATAAAATATAACTAAGCCTAGTTAGTCGATTTGGTTGAATATGAAAAATACGCAAATGAAGTAATAACAAGAAAAGATACAAATCGTTAATTGCATAAGTTTTATTGCCTGCACAATTTGCACGTTACaatatgttaggttaggttatgttaTTCTAATATTGTGACCATTTGCCAATGCACGTAATATTTATGGGTGCGCTAATCCGGCGTAAGAAAAATTACGATCATTTCACTAAATCGTTGCACATTGAgtcatactcgtatatacatACGCTTTCCAACACTGCTTGTTCACGCTTATTTTTACTACAGTGGGACTAAAACACATCTGAGACTTCTTGCATATTATACGTTAGCATTTTATTGCATACATCCTCCTTAGGTTCTTGAAAATTTACCACTGACGATATTAACCATTCAAGTGGCGCTAGCGAAGACGCGAAAAGTAGTCAAGTTGCACAGCGATTTGCGCAAAAGCAGTCAAGTGGAGATAGGTGGTCAGCGCGGATTAAGAGGATTTTACAAAATCGACGATTTTAGATTATCTACATATGTATGAAAGTACATATTAAATCATATATCGTTGGAATCAGCgttaagcaatttaaataaaataatgaaattagtGTAATGTTTATACATTGGACCAGACCTAATCAAACTCTCGAAGAGTGACAGTTCCTtgttaaaaatgactaccattATAAAACCAATTGATAATTGATGGTAATTGCTATTTCATTGTCAAAGTAAGacttaaaaaacatttaatcaataaaaacaacctaacatacaatttattttacaaaacaaccTCTTCGAAAACAAGACTGAACTCGGACTTGGGGGTCGCTCGCGAATGAATGGTCCTCACCATCTATACCAAGTGTTTTTGATTTTCTTACGGTATGTTATCCTTGTCTAACTCACTACCTAATTCCTGACTCTAGACGTGCGTTACTTGATCAGAATATTCAAATGTTGCCATGATAAGATATTTCACTTACCAAACGTGTTATCAGACTGCCGCCTGTTGAGCTCGATGCACGCCCGCCGATGGACCAGCCGATGCGTCAAGGCCACGTAGCGCTTGTTGAACTCCGTTTCTGACTCCGTGGGGTCTTCGGGACTCATATCGGTGTCTATTAGGTCTGAAAAAATGGGGAGCACTCATGATTGATGATTAACATTATTTCAACAAGCATCTACGAACAATTAGAATACCTTCATAATATGATCTTTCTAATTATAAATCCATTCAAAGTTATAATCGCCTAAAGTCATCATAAGATTTCGGTTtctttaagtacctacaacaatACTCAGTAAGCACTGTCAGAGTAACCGTTATGCTTGGCTAATCCTTTGAAGGAACCTTTCGAAAGCACAGATACCTGTGAGTTGTCGTACAAAGAACGTCTAAAAGTGATATGGCATGGCCTACGCTGTCAAATTAACCCAGTTTTCTTATTTGCTAAATTGTACTATATATCTAACAATGTCACATACTGGCCATGTGACATTGTTAGACGTGACAAATGATAGTTAAACGGTTAAATCTAAAGTTTATAATTGCAGAAGTGAGCGAGATAGAGTTTGTTTTTCTGTTAgagttatagtatttttcaaacttgaTGGGTACGCTGATAGATGtaaattccatacaattttgcgatatttggcgtttttaggttataaattgtatggagatgacactAGTCAACGTACCCTTCCAGTTTGAAATATACTATAGGGCataaccaaatttcatctatCCAAAAAATCCAGCATCCGTAGGCATACCTGGCGGTATCCTCGTCCAACTGTCGTCACATTCAGAGAGCAGGATCCAGTTACCACACCACCAAGGAGCTGCATAGACGCCTCTCTCATTGCGACTCCCGTCGGCTCCTTCCGAACTTACTGAACACTCTTCGTGTTCTGTTGAAAAGAAAAATTATCAAGAGTTTTTCAAAGTCTGATAAGaccaaaaaagtaaaacaaacgCCTATTGAAACAACAGTAGCAAAGTATCTAAAAGTTACAAATGACATCACAAAAATTATTAGAGAGTAGGGATTTTTTATACAGAAACCAGATTTATATTTAGGAATAGCTTTTACTCGAAAAACAATTCTTTAACTATTTTGTTGCCATTAGACAACCATAATAAATTCTATAGCAAAACCTATTTACAACAAGAACTCGTTACTCACTCAGTACATATTTAGTATACGGATTGATAGATCACTGTTTATTTGCTTGCCCCGACAACGAAATATGAATGTGCAGTGACAGTtttgctaatttttttttatcaaccgGTGATTTGTCTTACCATCAGGATCGACGCTACCGCTGGAGCCAGCTAGTTTATCCAAACTGTTTCCGGCAGATCTTGCAATACGTGTGTCCTGGGGTTTTTCATTGGCGGCATACTCTTCTTTACCTCTTTCTTCAGACTGTAAAATTTAGAAATGTGATATTAGGATATTGtccccaaaaaaaaaaccataaattatATACACATCGTTTAAAAAAGCATAACCTTTGCTCGAACATCTTGTCTATGCCTATGTTGCCGTGATTTGTCTTCAGAACGATATCTCTTTTCTAGCTTTTTATATAATCTAGCACcatttcctttttttgaagACGTACAGTTTGGGGAGTCAGCAAAGCCAGCAGGCGCGGGGACTATGTCTGGTGTCGCATCTGCGTATGATTCCTGTAAGATGAACCTACTATATATTACTGCTTTAAGTTAAAAGGGAATAAAATACCACTTCCTGTAAAACTAACTTAtagaatttttaaatttaactagCATCCGTAACCCATGCAATTTTTACTATAATATCACTAGATAAATGGGTAAGGTTTAACTAACTACATGCGGGGTTATAATATAATCTACCGCTTAAAATGTTACTCAATGTGTACCATTGAGCATCAGcattaaatcttatacctttaaatgagcaattctagtatatatataattatatatatttctgtgatctcgaaaacggctctaacgatttcgctaaaatgtggtatatgggggtttttgggggtataccatcgatctagattagtgttatgtttgggaaaaggcgtgttttcgagttttcatgcgtttttctttcgacgcagaatatgatcgctaatttcgtgttgccggccactgtccgtctggcccagcgggttaagacgcggacggctagaaacgagcgttacgggttcgaatctcgccaagtgactaacttttgttttttttatagttcaagttcatatattttttttaaaatttttattgttttagacaagtttaatttagtaaaaaaatgtagttaagattatcacctatacaccaccatattacaataaatagtcgcccaggtactatataccTTATTTTACCACAGAAATATCCATATTCCTatatatttggctactttggacGACACTATCTACCTGATGTTAACTGTACAGGACTCATCGTTCATAAAAACTAAAGACCATTTTCTGAAGTAACTCACGTCTGTATGCGAAGTCCTTGAAGCCAAACTGTCATGCTCATGGGCCGCCGTCACAATGTGAACCTCCTTCCCGCAGTGTAAACAATGCGCTTTCGCTTCCCCATCGGCACCAGCGAAACTGTGCTCCGTTTGCTCTGAATAAAACACAGAGTCTGACCCAGGAGACACCGAGCGGAGGGATTCTGCAGATGCTGCTTTAGCGAATTTCCCTTCTAAAGAAAACCTTATTGAATCGCGAAGttgttttgaattttgaaagtAAGGTTGAAGGGGTAGGCTTGAGACGCGCGGCGGTAAAATGCATTTAAGGTTTTAGCGAGTTTAGTACGACACGGTTGATTCGTCTGGCGGCGTATCATGTAATATTGTAAACGCATATTTTACTATCTTTTGCGGTTATCAACGCCATGTTGAACGTCTGCGTCGTACTAAGTAAGCCcctaagaaaaataatacagtGCCAATTCATATAATTTAAAGGTTTCGAGGGAATAATTTGCTATCAGTTTAAGTAACGCAAACTTTACCTTTGTCCTGCTTACGATGATGACGTGGTGATGATGTCGGACTTTTGACGTAGCGTAATGGAGTCAATCTAGATCCAGCACTGGTAAGAACCTTAGTCGTTTCAATGTCTTCTGCTTCTAATGAACTGAGACCAGTGGCAATAGGAATAGACTGTTTTCTTCTAGGTAGACTTCCAGGTAGTGATATACTTTCATTAGAAGCACTTTTTCTTCTTGGACggcaactataaaaaataaagtgtaaaaaactgtaaatatatttcatatcatataaacataaaattaaaaagaatttatccctatataataatatataagtttttgtaaaatgtgaaagataacaagtatttaataagtaaactAGTATATTATATGATAAACCTTAAAATTACCTGTAACTTGTATGAGCGTTTGCTGATGTTGGAGAACTAACTAAGTTTGTTTTTTGCGTAGTTTTTCTCCTTGGACTATCCCGTAAACGTCTATGTTTTCTTGGAGATATATTCCCGTTACTTGGCCCTGAAATATGATTGATAAAGAAAAAACAGGTTTATATTCATCTCttataattaaatgaaaatacatCCACAATTTGGGTACATACCATCTTTTCGATATTGTTCACTAGAGTCATCTGAGGTAGggatatttaaatgtaatttcatGTTTGGTCCCACACTATCCCTTCTGTCGTAAATTTGTGGTCTATGATTCCCGTCAACCGGCTTACTCTGAGTAGGACTCTTAGCTTTTAGCTTTGTCCTTTTAACGTACCTTTCTCTCTCCAATCGTTTAGGTTCAGATTCTTTATCTTTTTTCATCTTTTCTTTTATTGCTTTTTCAACGTCAACTGCTTCTCTAGGTGATGACTGGATGCTTTTTGTTTTGTCTGCAAAATGAGTTTTCTTTTTTCTAACTTCTGTGGGTTTCTCTTCTGGAGATTTTAAATTCGCACCTTTTAATGCACTTCGTTCAGACCGTTGGCTTATACTATCAGGGTCTGTTGGCTTCTTACTCCAATCATCCTGTGACGTTGAAACTGAATCATCATAAGACTTTGAGAATTCCAAAGTAAAAGCCTTCTTTTTCCTCCGTTTTTCATCCAGCAACCAAGTTTTTTGCCTTTGTGAGGATCTATATTTTTGTGAGTGTTTATAGGCTGAAAACGAAAATATATGAAGGTAAGTAAAATtatactatagtatttttcacatagcttgtgCACGGtaacagctgtcatctcaatacatattttgcattttaagattataaattgtatggagatacAACGGTCACCGTACCCCAGGTatatgaaaaatactataatgtaCAAGTATATACTTCTCATTATACGAGTATTGTGCAAGCATACTTAGTCCACCgtcgtcatcatcatcaacagGGCTTTCGTAATAGCCAGATGATGAATAATGCACACTTCTTTCGTCATCAGACAGCGATCCCTGAAACATAAACCAGGGCATTATATtcaaaacattaataataaatctaaCGTATGAGGTCTAAATATAAACCTACCGCCCAAATGATGTACCTTTGGGTACTTACCATCATTTTCGGTGCTCGTTGAACATTACTCATAGGACTTGTTACTTTGTCCTCTTTTGTTTTTTGTGAAGGTTCTATTTTATCTGGCAgctttgttgttttatttgttgGTGTTTTGTCTCCCACGTCTTCGGCCATGTTAGGATTTGAACCACCTAAACTGTAACTTCCACTAGAACTACTTTTACCGCTAACTGCGTCACGTGTCATActctaaaataataacatagtTAGTGTATCATTTCgattttaaataagtacattCTATTTcaaatctattattattttaaattaacttaCAGGTTTAGGGACTTCATCACTAAATTTATGTTTATCAGTCTTATCTCTCCTAATTAGTTCAGTTCTTGGAGTTATATCTGCTTTAACCTCAATTTTTTCTACCGTCCTCTTTGGCAATCTCTCAGGCAACGGTAATGGAGGGGAGGTTAGATTAGGTACTATAAAATCATCATTGATTTCTAAAGGTGGAGAAAAACTTGGCACAATTAAGTCTTCTGTCACGTTATCGTTACGTGTGGTTGAATATAAACTGGACGCACTTTCAAAAGATGAACCTTCTTGTGTCTTGTTATTTTCAGGATCTAAAACACaaatgtaattataatattgaCTTTAAAGTGATTAAAAACCTCACGaaagttagttttattttagaagtacttaCATTGATTTTGGTTTTTACTGGTACTTTTCTTAGAACTATCAGAATTAGCAGTAACATAGTCCTCAGTAGTAGTAGTGCTTTCAGAAACATCAGTAGTATTCGTTTTACCAGAATCAGTTCTTGCTAAGTTAGTTTCACTACTACAAGCTTTTGAAAGCGTCGCTGTTTCTGACGGCGACTCTGTTATTAATGGTGGTACATTTGGCTTGTGTTCTGTTGGTTTAGCTGTAGTCTGTAAATCTCTTCTCCTTGACGGGCTCAGTGCTCTTTCTCTCttcttattaataaaactagGAGTTCTTTTAAATGGAACATCCGCTAAGTCTAAACTAGGATGAGTGATTGCAATAGCCGGCGTATGATTAGCTTTTGAATGTGTAATGGATGAAATAGTCTTTGATATCATAGGTTGTTTTGTTATTGGTAATGTTACATTAGGAACAACGGCTGGCGGTGAAAGTGAAATTCTGGCTTGGGAACTTGAACTGGACGTATCTAATTTGTTTCTAGGCGATGTTGGAGATTGGCtctgaaaattgttttgaataaattatcatcattttatttatattcataaataactGCACGAATATGTTACTTGTTATTGACTTTACCTGCGAAGCATCAAACTCTTCATCTAATACATCGGTATCTAATGATGACCTTTGCTGGTGTTGTAACAGTAATAACTGTTTTCTTCTAGATGTAGGAGTAAGTAACGCTAAAGCTCCTGGTGACGCTGCTAACGAGCTTAGGTCCGATGAACTGTAATTATAAAAGGATGACACCATTCAATCAACATTAATGAGTGACATTTATTAAGAACTAAACATTACACGACCTACCTAATAACAGTTCCATTTTCAGTTCCCGAATCAACTTGTAAAACAGTTGTTTGAGACTCATTCCACATGCCGTCCGAATGATCCCTTGAAAAAAGAACATTTTTAGTGGTTGCTCGAATAATGAATAAAGGCAGTATTTTAGTTCATTTGAGTTCTATATTACCTGCTGGGATCAACAGTCAATGACTCATTCGATGCACATGGAGATATCTTGTCCAAAGGAGTGAGAGTGGTTGCAGTTATTGAAACAACTGATCTTTTTGTTTTATGGTCAATGTCAATGTCGAGGCTCACTGGCTCTGGAGAACCCGGACTTGATTTAGCGGTGCTGAAAATTTAATAGTAGAGTTGCCTTTGATTTAGTGATTCATCAGGATGTCAATTTAGCAAACAACATTAATACTCTTAGATATTAAGttcactttgaaaatattttatgattttactgATATTTAACTTTTAGTTTTGTCAATGGGGCTGATGGAGGTAGGTGTTAAGAGAAGGGGATTTTAGGAAAGATACGTTAACATGCAAAATGTTAACGTATCGTgaaagtaagaaataaatatatattaaatttagcAAGCAGCAATATAAACAGGCATCAATCTATTGCCTCATTGCTAGAATGTGCGCATACCTGATTGCAGGAATTTCATCCTTTTTTACATCAACAGTTTCAATTTGCTCTTCAAAACTTACGCTTCGAATTCTAAAAGAATCATGCTTGTAACTAATGTATTTTTCATGAAAATCTTCGTATGGTGCATTTCCGTCCGAAGAACTATGAAGAAAATTAAATGCATGTGTATGAATGAAAGCCCAACATACCAATTTCAAACACAAGAAAGAACTAGCAGCAGTTGAAGAAATTGCATCAATGGTtctatatgtacctatgtattttaataattttattagcaaAGCAATATTCGTTACAGTGTAGGTGTAGGTCTAACGATAGTGTTATGTGCATGGAAATTGTCTAAGTGCTCTAGCTCTAAAGGCCTATCAACAAGGCTTGagtatttttctaaaatatttacctGAAAGATCCGTCGGGTTCAAATCCGAAGATACCTTCATCTTTTATTGGCGTTTGAACGTAATTTTCACCAATATATTGCAAGTAAAGCGCCTCTCGTTCACGGTCTTCTCGAGTCATATTTTCCTGACTGGTAGACATAATAAGAGGTGCATCCTTGACACCATCTCCATTGGTGTAAATTTCAGTCTTCCGCCTGAAcaaaaatagtaattaatacTTGGTATACTTAAAATGTTATTGTTCAGTATAATTAACCCTACGATACTCACACATCTAATAAAATTTCACCCTCAGATAAAGTTTTCTGGAGAAGACGTCTATTTCTACGAAGAGTTGTAAACGGTATTGCTTCATCATCTGGCCTCGGTTCAAAATCGATAataatttctttttcatttttctCACTATCATCAGTCGTCGTTACGGACGTTTCGGTAGAAGGTTCCGATTGGAATGTAGAAGTTTTTGAAAATGGATGAGAGATTGTTTTTTGAGAAGTATCACTAGTGCTTTTAGACAAAATTGATCTTAATGATCTCTCTCCTTTAGCTTGCTTAGCAATTTCTTGCTGAAGATATTCTAAGTTTCTTCTATTTAGCGCCATACTTTTCTCTATAGTTTCTATGTCATCGTCTATCGTGTCGTCCCTATCACTTTCATGGATGAATTGAAAGTTTTGCTGAAAATATTCTTGAGCTTGCCGTTGCAGTGCGCTTAATTCGGAAGACCTGTCTATTTGTGACGATGCAACTGATTTCAAGGGAGAAGAAGTGGTGTCTTCAGAATCACCTCTTTGTATGTGTGGTGATGGTGGAATCATTGAAGTGGGTGATCGGGGTGATCTTGGAGGTTCCTCTGACTGTGTTCGATGAAGTTTTTCATGATCAATaccaataaaactaaaatacaacaaatactTGTTAAATGACTCTTTTATGATGTTAAATGAACTGTAGCTTAAGACAAGTAATACCTCTCAACAGACGCAGTGATATCATTTTGGGCATCTCCAGCCAAACGGTCTCCACCAACTTCGGAAAAAGATTTCGTTAATCTTCGAGGCCCAACAGTGATTCCATTCGTTTGTACACCTGCAGCTACCATTTTCACCTAAAATCAAGGAGTGATTTTATAGACAAAACTTTAAAAAgtcttattaattatattagtattttatttaaatgtaaaataaacaaataaccattttattgtaa
This Cydia pomonella isolate Wapato2018A chromosome 16, ilCydPomo1, whole genome shotgun sequence DNA region includes the following protein-coding sequences:
- the LOC133526347 gene encoding uncharacterized protein LOC133526347; translation: MPYEPRSGGAVGSQGVSVSTQADIAHSAKGYESEDENAGRKRHKANDDRPASKTTMYSKQEFREQYCINNKQLDLLELEKSKKDRFLGCLSQYHIESPCSRTNRASFLSVCVRRRVPSDENLNTDYAPIQRYPRFGQPSPAPPELCAHDADLECSYFRRRPRSVCSQPDPKRYTWMPEDEDFTRMEWPQSVIEDNAGWPQNYNVDQIASVTRGGSLPRPPSIIPCPAHTPIPPPPPPPPLTIPPHRAKHVSFARSHTLTTFDDSVMPAAVSSNRFRRDCERLIDGRVIKPEPKPYSTLPIMFQPFTPYPQYVTQPPAPMHYPPITPLQQHAPTVPIQTQTEQPKVVVLDSIKKGVMRTQATQTEVCLGRKPLPPNYLSLSPRTIKRVKMVAAGVQTNGITVGPRRLTKSFSEVGGDRLAGDAQNDITASVESFIGIDHEKLHRTQSEEPPRSPRSPTSMIPPSPHIQRGDSEDTTSSPLKSVASSQIDRSSELSALQRQAQEYFQQNFQFIHESDRDDTIDDDIETIEKSMALNRRNLEYLQQEIAKQAKGERSLRSILSKSTSDTSQKTISHPFSKTSTFQSEPSTETSVTTTDDSEKNEKEIIIDFEPRPDDEAIPFTTLRRNRRLLQKTLSEGEILLDVRKTEIYTNGDGVKDAPLIMSTSQENMTREDREREALYLQYIGENYVQTPIKDEGIFGFEPDGSFSSSDGNAPYEDFHEKYISYKHDSFRIRSVSFEEQIETVDVKKDEIPAISTAKSSPGSPEPVSLDIDIDHKTKRSVVSITATTLTPLDKISPCASNESLTVDPSRDHSDGMWNESQTTVLQVDSGTENGTVISSSDLSSLAASPGALALLTPTSRRKQLLLLQHQQRSSLDTDVLDEEFDASQSQSPTSPRNKLDTSSSSSQARISLSPPAVVPNVTLPITKQPMISKTISSITHSKANHTPAIAITHPSLDLADVPFKRTPSFINKKRERALSPSRRRDLQTTAKPTEHKPNVPPLITESPSETATLSKACSSETNLARTDSGKTNTTDVSESTTTTEDYVTANSDSSKKSTSKNQNQYPENNKTQEGSSFESASSLYSTTRNDNVTEDLIVPSFSPPLEINDDFIVPNLTSPPLPLPERLPKRTVEKIEVKADITPRTELIRRDKTDKHKFSDEVPKPSMTRDAVSGKSSSSGSYSLGGSNPNMAEDVGDKTPTNKTTKLPDKIEPSQKTKEDKVTSPMSNVQRAPKMMGSLSDDERSVHYSSSGYYESPVDDDDDGGLTYKHSQKYRSSQRQKTWLLDEKRRKKKAFTLEFSKSYDDSVSTSQDDWSKKPTDPDSISQRSERSALKGANLKSPEEKPTEVRKKKTHFADKTKSIQSSPREAVDVEKAIKEKMKKDKESEPKRLERERYVKRTKLKAKSPTQSKPVDGNHRPQIYDRRDSVGPNMKLHLNIPTSDDSSEQYRKDGPSNGNISPRKHRRLRDSPRRKTTQKTNLVSSPTSANAHTSYSCRPRRKSASNESISLPGSLPRRKQSIPIATGLSSLEAEDIETTKVLTSAGSRLTPLRYVKSPTSSPRHHRKQDKEGKFAKAASAESLRSVSPGSDSVFYSEQTEHSFAGADGEAKAHCLHCGKEVHIVTAAHEHDSLASRTSHTDESYADATPDIVPAPAGFADSPNCTSSKKGNGARLYKKLEKRYRSEDKSRQHRHRQDVRAKSEERGKEEYAANEKPQDTRIARSAGNSLDKLAGSSGSVDPDEHEECSVSSEGADGSRNERGVYAAPWWCGNWILLSECDDSWTRIPPDLIDTDMSPEDPTESETEFNKRYVALTHRLVHRRACIELNRRQSDNTFESDKTVVVRRGNEEFGFRIHGSKPVVVSAIEPDTPAETSGLEVGDIVIAVNGINVLDKTHSEVVKIAHSGSEILELEVARTCEVVASLAHESGPAALYSGYLWRAAPLRPHHPPRWTRRWFVLKRDNCLYYYKTDSSIHPVGALMLVNYQLTEEDAGRPHGFRLQRGGGNRLQLAADSAEAAARWRAVLAHAIDTSNQRDGWLEVTMRNMKLPPSSIPRPDCFGYLMKLGSKWKSWAKRYCVLKDACLYFYSEGNSKNAFGMACLHGYRVQTCAPGGKKYAFEVMPTEPKQRHFYFHTESEMDRKRWMAALEYSIDRWMKAG